From the genome of Uranotaenia lowii strain MFRU-FL chromosome 1, ASM2978415v1, whole genome shotgun sequence, one region includes:
- the LOC129751641 gene encoding GPI transamidase component PIG-T codes for MAKLVGPLLLLLVSIVVGSVRCSLSSGFSDTFDEELLIKPLPDGFIYSYFQFTTRWELDRNDSLLHTHLVSRSLAELFLHYHIGELHLSFTSGIWRYEQWGFPVIDAGPGAEVWAWFDPPADDAEVDARWKQLCGTLSGLFCASLSFVDQTNTFRPEFSLRPQTYRFAGGAEPKIRYAALPREVVCTENLTPWKKLLPCKLREGFASLLTPDHVYSGNYHSLSVHMRKLCADKKCSEFLLEVRQSVSLVQDQRLFGGKDWSIRKLYGQGAEGACVLADSSKVYVDVTDRDYDMTQKPTNIVHSTRGGSSSVFYEYDIKQYEKKQRMFNVAAIDKRDPNIISLTPPPPIYSKRFISGVGQERGRIVTRITNAHWSDLNLLIFENIPWFVPIYLHTLKITTKDDHKIHPQTVKYIPGRQRERPSQLEIAFTIPKRSTVELSFDFDYIFLKWQEYPPDASHGYYLQPSIISVMLPVARNYTSLPREASLLRDSFNASQANGYFLQIRTEALLLTLPIPDFSMPYNVICLACTVVALAFGPIHNISTKKIVAKSKETKAKPKMMDKIKGLFGRKKKTCTEETEEVTQLDDKTANDEHAPKAE; via the exons ATGGCCAAATTAGTTGGCCCGTTGCTACTGTTGCTGGTGTCAATCGTCGTCGGAAGCGTTCGCTGCTCTTTGTCATCCGGCTTCAGTGACACGTTCGACGAGGAGCTGCTCATCAAACCACTACCGGATGGGTTCATCTACAGCTACTTCCAGTTTACGACTCGCTGGGAGCTGGACCGAAACGATAGCC TCCTGCACACCCACTTGGTCTCCCGTTCCCTGGCCGAACTCTTTCTCCATTACCACATCGGGGAGCTGCATTTGAGCTTCACCAGTGGCATCTGGCGCTACGAACAGTGGGGCTTCCCGGTCATCGATGCCGGACCAGGAGCGGAAGTTTGGGCCTGGTTCGATCCACCGGCGGACGATGCTGAAGTGGACGCTCGCTGGAAGCAACTTTGCGGAACGCTTTCCGGACTATTTTGCGCCTCGCTTAGCTTTGTGGACCAAACCAATACCTTTAGGCCCGAATTTTCTCTAAGACCGCAGACGTATCGGTTTGCTGGTGGTGCGGAACCTAAAATTCGCTATGCTGCTTTGCCGAGGGAGGTTGTTTGCACCGAAAACTTGACACCCTGGAAAAAGCTGTTACCCTGCAAGTTGAGGGAAGGTTTTGCCTCTTTGCTTACACCGGATCACGTTTATTCGGGTAACTACCACTCGCTATCGGTTCACATGAGAAAGCTCTGTGCGGACAAAAAGTGTTCGGAGTTCCTATTGGAGGTCAGGCAAAGTGTAAGCTTAGTTCAAGATCAACGATTATTCGGAGGTAAAGATTGGTCCATTAGAAAACTGTACGGCCAAGGCGCTGAAGGAGCTTGTGTGCTGGCGGATAGCAGTAAAGTCTATGTAGATGTCACCGATCGAGACTACGACATGACTCAGAAACCTACGAATATCGTACACTCAACAAGAGGAGGATCGAGTTCCGTATTCTACGAGTATGACATAAAGCAGTACGAGAAAAAGCAAAGAATGTTCAATGTAGCAGCCATCGATAAACGAGACCCCAATATCATATCGTTGACTCCACCACCTCCTATCTACTCCAAGCGATTTATTTCCGGTGTAGGTCAGGAACGTGGCCGAATAGTAACGAGAATCACAAACGCCCACTGGTCCGATTTAAACCTTCTCATATTCGAAAACATTCCATGGTTTGTTCCCATCTATCTTCACACGCTTAAAATTACCACCAAAGACGACCACAAAATCCACCCACAAACAGTCAAATACATTCCCGGTCGTCAACGAGAGCGCCCTTCGCAGCTGGAAATCGCCTTCACTATCCCAAAGCGCAGCACCGTCGAACTTTCCTTCGACTTCGACTACATCTTCCTGAAATGGCAAGAATATCCCCCAGACGCCAGCCACGGTTACTATCTGCAACCATCGATCATCTCTGTAATGCTTCCGGTAGCACGCAACTACACTTCTCTCCCACGGGAGGCCTCCCTGCTTCGGGATTCCTTCAACGCTAGTCAAGCCAACGGCTACTTCCTACAAATCCGAACTGAAGCGCTACTGCTAACGCTTCCTATCCCCGATTTCAGTATGCCGTACAACGTGATCTGCCTGGCGTGTACCGTGGTGGCGCTCGCTTTCGGCCCGATCCACAACATCTCCACCAAGAAAATTGTAGCCAAGAGCAAGGAGACCAAAGCTAAGCCGAAAATGATGGATAAAATAAAAGGATTGTTTGGACGGAAGAAAAAGACTTGCACCGAGGAGACTGAGGAGGTAACGCAGCTGGACGATAAGACTGCTAACGATGAGCATGCGCCCAAAGCCGAGTAA
- the LOC129751637 gene encoding transient receptor potential channel pyrexia gives MDAVRFSIIENEMKWEDEYRLYYQNEEGAPDDIGEDQAIGAQRYRLSISSESDVAGVEISSPNQPHDMCSSSREGQDEIWAYSELENSLKELPDAERIGELLNSLVSEVDILADYNYDLNSTLLLAVWSSKHDLLKLLLMLDRVNINTTDAMGRTSLHLACYIGDYHTVELLLQHGAKPQLWDKERKATPLHCAASCGSTESIDLLLAIGVDINAGIEKHSPLHYAVQRNSIKCVEYLLKKGANPNTPQVYTQTPLHVATAHGFIECMQLLLEYGADARSQYGQKKVTSLHLAASDNYLDCVKLLIAAGADIDARNRDQQTPLHLACLSQCHETLTYLIEQKADVHAVYRDGRTALHASIVKESRCWDCTLSLLKAKVDVNRPDNFGYTPLHIAALNEFSSCAFLLIEYGADITARTNGGVSALSFIIRRTPEIIPKYINKLDMAISVNSIHEIGDVDCEIRLDFRLLVPNNDRGETELLLAFIEVGQRRILKHPLCETFLLLKWRRIRKFFLFSLFYHGLFVLLFTTYVLGVYVKDCRVHKCRTAAYVAPVGYSVIFLNLILMTKEIFQMMHGFVGYIRYWENWLQWSIVIGIFLCTQNPTADISSVPTWQHHVAAIVIFLAWLELMMLVGRFPVFGLYVQMFTTVAINFSKFLMAYCCLLVAFGLSFCVLFPNYIAFRKILRGLLKTIVMMAGELEFEDIFYGENLKIEYPGTAHGMFLAFVLLVTVILTNLLVGLAVSDIQGLQQSAGLDRLSRQAELISRLEGLMFSRILRKAPIRLWAIFQKIALLKTSRLRLHFRVKPNDPREKRIPKELITSIYKLVAERRERNQSMKRKRTNRNMQAFREILEEDALVTLRRQRFRTCNKNRTVSENPNFMDSHDSGSSSKARLPVSAAQLKLLQDSQRQILTRLDELKRDVEQLKSGIQK, from the exons ATGGATGCAGTTCGTTTTTCGATCATT GAAAACGAAATGAAGTGGGAGGACGAGTATCGTCTGTACTACCAGAACGAGGAAGGGGCACCGGATGATATTGGCGAGGATCAAGCGATCGGAGCTCAGCGATATCGACTGAGCATATCCAGTGAGTCGGACGTAGCTGGGGTGGAGATTTCGTCACCCAATCAGCCGCATGACATGTGTTCGAGTAGTCGTGAGGGTCAGGACGAGATCTGGGCTTACTCGGAGTTAGAAAATTCGTTGAAGGAGCTTCCGGACGCCGAGCGTATTGGAGAGCTGTTGAACAGCTTGGTTTCCGAAGTTGACATCTTGGCCGACTACAATTATGACCTGAACAGCACCCTGCTACTGGCGGTGTGGTCCAGTAAACACGACCTGTTGAAGCTGCTTCTCATGCTGGACAGGGTTAACATAAACACAACAGATGCGATGGGGCGAACCTCTTTGCATCTGGCTTGCTATATTGGGGATTACCATACGGTAGAGCTGTTGCTTCAACACGGCGCCAAACCTCAGCTTTGGGATAAGGAGCGGAAGGCAACGCCACTTCACTGTGCTGCGAG TTGCGGAAGCACCGAGAGTATCGACCTGCTACTCGCGATAGGTGTCGACATCAACGCCGGCATCGAGAAACATTCCCCGCTACATTACGCCGTGCAACGAAACAGCATCAAATGCGTTGAATACCTGTTGAAGAAGGGAGCAAACCCAAATACCCCTCAAGTATACACCCAAACTCCACTGCACGTGGCAACTGCCCATGGATTCATCGAATGCATGCAGCTGCTGCTTGAATACGGTGCTGATGCTCGCTCCCAATACGGGCAAAAAAAGGTTACTTCCTTGCATTTAGCAGCCTCCGATAACTATCTGGACTGCGTCAAACTTCTCATCGCAGCCGGGGCGGACATCGATGCCCGTAATCGGGATCAACAGACCCCGCTGCACCTAGCCTGCCTATCGCAGTGCCACGAGACGCTCACCTATCTGATCGAACAGAAGGCCGACGTTCATGCGGTCTACCGAGATGGGCGAACAGCTTTGCATGCTTCAATTGTCAAAGAGTCCCGCTGCTGGGACTGTACCCTAAGTCTTCTTAAGGCTAAGGTAGACGTCAACAGACCGGACAATTTCGGCTATACTCCGCTGCACATTGCAGCCTTGAACGAGTTCAGCAGTTGCGCTTTTCTGCTGATAGAATACGGtgctgacatcactgctagaaCAAACGGCGGCGTATCAGCGCTGTCCTTTATCATTCGTCGTACTCCGGAGATCATCCCCAAATACATCAACAAACTAGACATGGCGATCAGTGTCAACAGTATTCACGAAATCGGGGACGTCGATTGTGAGATACGATTGGACTTCAGGCTACTGGTGCCCAACAACGATCGGGGAGAAACCGAGCTATTGCTGGCCTTCATCGAGGTGGGTCAACGGAGGATACTGAAGCACCCACTCTGCGAAACTTTCCTGCTGCTCAAGTGGAGACGAATACGGAAGTTTTTCCTGTTTAGCTTGTTCTACCATGGGCTGTTTGTGCTGCTGTTCACCACTTACGTATTGGGAGTGTACGTGAAGGACTGCCGGGTACACAAGTGTCGAACAGCTGCTTACGTGGCCCCGGTTGGATACAGCGTAATCTTTCTGAACTTGATCCTGATGACCAAAGAAATCTTCCAGATGATGCATGGATTTGTGGGCTACATACGGTATTGGGAGAATTGGCTACAGTGGAGCATAGTCATCGGGATATTTCTGTGTACT CAAAATCCAACGGCCGACATAAGCTCGGTTCCGACCTGGCAGCACCACGTAGCGGCGATCGTCATCTTCCTGGCCTGGCTTGAACTGATGATGCTCGTAGGACGCTTTCCCGTTTTCGGTCTCTACGTACAGATGTTCACAACCGTGGCCATCAACTTCTCCAAGTTTTTGATGGCCTATTGCTGCTTGCTCGTCGCTTTTGGATTAAGCTTTTGCGTACTTTTCCCGAACTACATCgcctttcgaaaaattttaagagGACTACTTAAAACCATCGTCATGATGGCCGGTGAGTTGGAGTTCGAAGATATTTTCTACGGGGAAAATTTGAAGATCGAGTACCCCGGAACGGCTCACGGAATGTTTCTGGCCTTCGTACTGCTGGTGACTGTTATTCTGACCAACTTACTGGTCGGTTTGGCCGTCAGCGATATCCAAGGACTGCAGCAATCGGCCGGACTGGACCGATTGTCTCGGCAAGCCGAGCTTATCTCCCGCCTCGAAGGCCTTATGTTCTCAAGAATTCTACGAAAAGCACCCATTAGATTGTGGGCAATCTTCCAGAAAATCGCTCTTCTAAAAACTTCTCGCTTAAGATTACACTTTCGCGTGAAACCCAACGACCCAAGGGAAAAACGA ATCCCTAAAGAGCTCATCACCTCGATCTACAAGCTGGTGGCAGAACGACGGGAACGAAACCAATCGATGAAACGAAAACGAACCAATCGGAACATGCAAGCGTTCCGAGAGATCCTGGAGGAGGATGCACTGGTGACGTTGAGGAGGCAGCGTTTTAGAACCTGTAACAAAAATCGTACCGTTTCCGAGAATCCCAATTTTATGGATTCTCACGATAGCGGATCTTCTTCGAAGGCAAGGCTCCCGGTTTCTGCGGCGCAGCTGAAGTTGCTCCAGGATAGTCAAAGGCAGATTTTGACACGGTTGGACGAGTTAAAAAGGGATGTGGAACAGTTGAAAAGTGGAATTCAAAAGTGA
- the LOC129738514 gene encoding syndetin — MDKMEEIKYKVLDLINKKKDVKIPKMGFTDYYVQHQQQTPKPSKHSSVPGSSRSAAGGGSSSGRNSAASSSLFDYFPFDEDDDDEEFLAKRGQDETDGNCHRLSDQEVLESTEAIYFDAGSNTGLHELTKLSETDQLLNCSCIEQVMTTLRQQHKVISKKVLQLILEQRPACQQEFLRIQETENLLRQTLTACRTTRTHLDGSKQLLTATNLQILAAYKKRQTLIQLLKILTTLKSMRSIDQRLQKRLTEADYGGAIAILLENKNLSERFQQFHCVESLSTKLQDTLIMSEVQLEAVLNEVPNGFDAKRYAKLQEAYKLLEKQLIAMDQLHMNFISSIHTAAFTVLKQHSETIMLLDDGNSKQQKLTFEQMCENVPSEKYIHCMTDLCRAFWKILVSYYQVRCWHQNQKLYEKGQQAQQQQRKESTTSTTTTVPTTASDSKEQGATFHEEYIQQKLDMGQFRLWNDIQAKIGIFISSTRLSSLKYEYFIQILAIVQRLKKVGIEFCDDPSEKLMEHMQRQSADFFRRYHGSCLEEIGLFFDHEVWVPIGSFTDVSQLQEYKNFKHALVKGQNGIVKGATSKEQKQLDALGMAASGGSRAQVTSCSSVHSQDESSLYGSCGYFLRFTEKSSPFDGGFDCTMLEEDILAGIADESSYYYSEDSSDNNENYFPGQSPEKKKPSREHEKPSAPVQSSMPPTNGLTVTNTSLTVLRCIGRYLYFCKLLHSIAPHIVRSMTELIDFYLYAVHEIFSRDLPVPRDNLYTPLLRKTLDKIQSNLISKLRKWPLSDEMIADDLANPDLAYGLQKRIIATESCVGLIAQFRLMEEYLNGLLQPDPVAQAELRSYLNEIGECATHVRKPLYMCVTARIVDLQIVLHGMGKVKWDINHINAQHSSYVDTINRGVQHFAMRLEEITKQQMTPSIPKETLWDCFAHVITHLLVEGFSNAKKCTPAGRALMQLDFTHFISILEMISGGRYPEHRGYVEQYIKAFYLPRDLLEQWLPEGFNVHGYSVKHLTGLVQCACSSDKKLRQRLLAMLENGSIIASAGDSYVATADGCNNDRSAAPTPSDLNKESSSA, encoded by the exons ATGGATAAAATGGAGGAGATCAAGTACAAAGTACTTGATTTGATTAACAAAAAG aAGGATGTAAAGATTCCCAAGATGGGGTTCACCGATTATTACGTCCAGCATCAGCAACAGACTCCCAAACCGAGCAAACACTCCTCGGTTCCCGGATCGTCTCGGAGCGCGGCTGGTGGTGGTTCATCATCCGGACGCAATTCTGCTGCTTCCTCGTCCCTGTTCGATTACTTTCCATTCGATGAggacgatgatgatgaagaATTCCTAGCAAAACGAGGTCAAGACGAAACAGACGGCAATTGTCACCGGCTCTCGGATCAGGAAGTTCTCGAATCAACCGAAGCTATCTACTTCGATGCCGGAAGTAACACCGGCCTGCATGAGCTGACG AAACTCTCCGAAACGGACCAGCTTTTAAACTGCTCCTGCATCGAACAAGTCATGACAACCCTGCGGCAACAGCATAAGGTAATCTCGAAAAAAGTGCTGCAACTGATCCTGGAACAGCGACCAGCCTGTCAGCAGGAATTCCTAAGGATTCAGGAAACCGAAAACCTACTGAGACAAACGCTCACAGCCTGTCGTACTACCCGCACCCATCTGGACGGTTCCAAGCAGTTGCTCACGGCTACCAACCTTCAAATTCTAGCCGCCTACAAAAAGCGCCAAACGCTGATACAGCTGCTGAAAATCCTCACCACACTGAAAAGCATGCGCTCGATCGATCAACGCCTGCAAAAACGTCTGACAGAGGCAGACTACGGCGGGGCCATAGCAATCCTTCTAGAAAACAAAAACCTTTCCGAGCGCTTTCAACAGTTCCACTGCGTTGAATCGCTTTCCACCAAACTGCAGGACACCCTCATCATGAGCGAAGTTCAGCTGGAAGCTGTCCTCAACGAAGTTCCCAATGGCTTCGACGCCAAACGCTACGCAAAACTCCAGGAAGCGTATAAACTGCTTGAAAAACAACTGATCGCGATGGACCAGCTGCATATGAATTTCATCTCCTCGATCCATACGGCGGCTTTTACGGTGTTAAAGCAACATTCGGAAACCATCATGCTGCTGGACGACGGAAACAGCAAACAGCAGAAGCTGACCTTCGAGCAGATGTGCGAGAACGTGCCGAGCGAGAAATACATCCACTGCATGACCGACCTGTGTCGAGcgttttggaagattttggtcTCGTACTATCAG GTTCGCTGCTGGCATCAGAACCAAAAACTGTACGAAAAGGGCCAGCaagcacaacaacaacaacggaaAGAGTCGACTACGAGTACTACAACGACAGTTCCAACCACGGCTAGCGACAGCAAAGAGCAGGGTGCCACCTTCCACGAGGAGTACATCCAACAGAAGCTGGACATGGGCCAGTTCCGGCTGTGGAACGACATACAAGCGAAAATTGGTATTTTCATCAGCTCGACGCGGTTAAGTTCGCTGAAGTACGAGTACTTTATACAGATTTTGGCGATCGTGCAGCGGTTGAAGAAGGTAGGGATTGAGTTTTGTGACGATCCATCGGAGAAGCTGATGGAGCATATGCAGCGACAGAGTGCGGACTTTTTCCGCCGGTATCACGGGAGTTGCCTGGAGGAGATTGGACTGTTTTTCGACCACGAAGTGTGGGTTCCGATTGGGAGTTTTACCGACGTTAGTCAGCTGCAAGAGTACAAAAACTTTAAGCATGCGTTGGTCAAAGGGCAGAATGGAATTGTGAAAGGTGCAACTAGTAAGGAGCAGAAGCAACTGGATGCTTTGGGAATGGCTGCATCGGGTGGGTCACGGGCACAGGTGACCAGTTGTTCTTCGGTTCATTCTCAGGACGAGAGTTCGCTGTATGGGTCGTGTGGGTATTTTCTTCGGTTTACGGAGAAGAGTTCCCCGTTCGATGGAGGGTTTGATTGTACAATGTTGGAAGAGGACATTTTGGCGGGTATTGCAGACGAATCTTCGTATTATTATTCGGAAGATAGTAGTGACAACAATGAAAACTATTTTCCTGGGCAGAGCCCGGAAAAGAAAAAGCCTTCGAGAGAGCATGAGAAACCCAGTGCGCCCGTTCAATCTTCTATGCCACCAACCAATGGCCTTACCGTGACCAACACATCGCTGACTGTCCTGCGCTGTATTGGACGATATTTGTACTTTTGTAAACTGCTACATTCCATAGCGCCACACATTGTGCGTTCCATGACGGAGCTGATCGATTTTTATCTGTACGCGGTTCACGAGATCTTCTCGCGCGATCTTCCAGTGCCAAGAGACAATTTGTACACGCCGTTGCTGCGAAAGACCCTGGACAAGATTCAGTCCAACTTGATCAGCAAACTGCGCAAGTGGCCTCTGTCTGACGAGATGATTGCCGACGATCTGGCCAATCCAGATCTAGCCTATGGGTTGCAGAAGCGGATAATTGCCACGGAAAGTTGTGTTGGACTGATCGCTCAATTCCGGCTGATGGAGGAGTATCTGAACGGGTTGCTCCAGCCGGATCCGGTGGCTCAGGCGGAGTTACGTAGCTACTTGAACGAGATCGGCGAGTGTGCGACACATGTTAGGAAACCACTTTACATGTGCGTCACGGCACGGATCGTTGATTTGCAGATTGTGCTCCACGGCATGGGCAAGGTTAAGTGGGACATCAACCATATTAATGCGCAGCACAGTTCCTACGTGGACACAATCAATAGG GGCGTTCAACACTTTGCTATGCGATTGGAGGAAATCACAAAGCAACAGATGACGCCAAGCATTCCGAAAGAAACACTGTGGGACTGTTTTGCCCATGTCATTACACATCTTTTGGTTGAAGG ATTCTCCAACGCTAAAAAGTGCACCCCTGCTGGTCGAGCGCTGATGCAGCTAGACTTTACTCACTTCATCTCGATCCTGGAGATGATCTCGGGTGGGCGCTATCCAGAACATCGGGGCTACGTCGAGCAGTACATTAAGGCGTTCTATCTGCCGCGGGATCTGCTGGAGCAGTGGCTTCCAGAGGGTTTCAACGTGCACGGTTATTCCGTGAAACACCTTACCGGGCTGGTGCAGTGCGCCTGTAGCAGTGACAAAAAGCTCCGGCAACGGCTGCTGGCCATGCTGGAGAATGGCAGTATTATTGCTAGTGCTGGCGACAGTTATGTGGCCACTGCGGACGGTTGCAATAACGATCGAAGCGCTGCTCCAACACCGAGCGATCTGAACAAAGAATCTTCATCTGcgtaa